A single genomic interval of Shinella zoogloeoides harbors:
- a CDS encoding alanine/glycine:cation symporter family protein, translating into MTVLNAIIDFLNTIFWGYVLIYGLIAVGIYFTLRLGFIQFRHFPELFRSVMKAPASDASGITPFQALCTSLASRVGTGNLAGVAVALFLGGPGALFWMWVVAAVGMATAYSESALAQLYKITDHDGQYRGGPAFYISRGLNAPWAGVIFSVCLIIAFGLVFNAVQANSIADAMQGAFGIDKLWVGVALAVLTAVVIFGGIRQIAQVAEYVVPFMAVVYLGMAVYVVLANITEVPGIIALIVKSAFGIEQAAGGVAGAMLNGVKRGLFSNEAGMGSAPNIAAVATPSPHHPASQGFVQALGVFIDTILICTATGIMILLSGVMTPGSELTGTPLTQEAMVAHIGEAGRYFIAIAIFFFAFTSIIGNYAYSENAMVFLKLDNKGTIAALRVAVLLMVIWGAYTTVAVVFNMADAAMGLMASVNLVAIVLLSGTVAKLTKDYFDQKKIGEPRFDPDAYPELKGKIEHAIWARK; encoded by the coding sequence GTGACCGTTCTCAACGCCATCATCGATTTCCTGAACACCATCTTCTGGGGCTATGTCCTCATCTATGGACTGATCGCGGTCGGCATCTACTTCACCCTGCGCCTCGGCTTCATCCAGTTCCGCCATTTTCCGGAACTCTTCCGCTCCGTGATGAAAGCCCCGGCCAGCGACGCCAGCGGCATCACCCCGTTCCAGGCGCTGTGCACCAGCCTCGCCTCGCGCGTGGGCACGGGCAACCTTGCCGGCGTCGCCGTCGCCCTCTTCCTCGGCGGGCCGGGCGCGCTGTTCTGGATGTGGGTGGTCGCGGCCGTCGGCATGGCGACCGCCTATTCGGAAAGCGCGCTCGCTCAGCTTTACAAGATCACCGACCATGACGGCCAGTATCGCGGCGGGCCGGCTTTCTACATTTCCCGCGGGCTGAATGCGCCCTGGGCCGGCGTCATCTTCTCTGTCTGCCTCATCATCGCCTTCGGCCTGGTCTTCAACGCGGTGCAGGCCAATTCCATCGCCGACGCCATGCAGGGCGCCTTCGGCATCGACAAGCTCTGGGTCGGCGTCGCCCTCGCCGTGCTGACGGCGGTGGTGATCTTCGGCGGCATCCGGCAGATCGCCCAGGTCGCCGAATATGTCGTGCCCTTCATGGCCGTCGTCTATCTCGGCATGGCGGTCTATGTCGTGCTGGCGAACATCACCGAGGTGCCGGGCATCATCGCCCTCATCGTCAAGAGCGCCTTCGGCATCGAGCAGGCGGCCGGCGGGGTGGCGGGCGCCATGCTGAACGGCGTCAAGCGCGGCCTCTTCTCCAACGAGGCCGGCATGGGTTCGGCGCCCAATATCGCGGCCGTCGCCACGCCTTCGCCGCACCATCCGGCCAGCCAGGGCTTCGTGCAGGCGCTCGGCGTGTTCATCGACACGATCCTGATCTGCACGGCGACGGGCATCATGATCCTGCTCTCCGGCGTGATGACGCCCGGCTCCGAACTTACCGGCACGCCGCTGACGCAGGAGGCCATGGTCGCCCATATCGGCGAGGCCGGCCGTTACTTCATCGCCATCGCCATCTTCTTCTTCGCCTTCACCTCGATCATCGGCAACTACGCCTATTCGGAGAATGCGATGGTCTTCCTGAAGCTCGACAACAAGGGAACCATCGCCGCGCTGCGCGTCGCCGTGCTGCTGATGGTCATCTGGGGCGCCTATACGACGGTGGCCGTCGTCTTCAACATGGCGGATGCGGCGATGGGCCTGATGGCCTCGGTCAATCTCGTCGCCATCGTGCTGCTCTCCGGCACCGTGGCGAAGCTGACGAAGGATTACTTCGACCAGAAGAAGATCGGCGAGCCGCGCTTCGATCCCGATGCCTATCCGGAACTGAAGGGCAAGATCGAGCACGCCATCTGGGCGCGCAAGTAA